In Deltaproteobacteria bacterium PRO3, the sequence CCTTGTCCCGTGATGATGACGATGGGGATCTTCGGGGCGCGCTTGTGAAGCTCGCGGATGTGCTCGTCCCCGTCGACGCCGGGCAGGTAATAGTCGCTGAGGATGAGGTCGAAGGCTTTCCGTTCCATGACGCGGTAGGCGTCTTGGGCGCTAGGCGATAGCTTCAATTGAATCTTTCCGAACCCTTTTTGCAGCGAGCGTCGGATCAATTCGGCATGGTCTTTATTGTCTTCAATGAGCAAAATCCGCGTCATGGATCCCCAAACCTTGGACGGAGGCCGGCTAAGAATGTACAAGAGTGTAGGGGAGGAGGCTCAACCCAGTCAAAACCATTTTTCGCGAACCTCGAAATATTATATAGAAAGGTTCTAAAGCCCTTATGAAGCGCCTTCGCACGGCCATTTTGGTGAATTTCCTGCTCTGGACCGGCTTTCTGGGCTGCGCCCACGACTACGTGACGGGGAAGTCCAGCTATAATTGGTTCAAGCTGGACGACGACGTGAAGCTGGGGAAGCAGGTCCTCGGTGCGCAGCTCCAGGCCTTCGAGAAGAAAAAGGTCCCGGTGGACGAAAGCGGCGACAAGGCGATGCTGCAGCGCCTCCAGACCATCGTCAACCGCATCTCCAAGGTGAGCCACTTACCCGATCTGCCTTATGAGGTTCACCTGGCCGACGCCCCGGTTGTCAACGCCTGGGCCGCGCCCGGCGGAAAGATCATGGTGTACTCGGGCCTTTGGGATCCGAAAAAGGGCCTGGTCAACCAGGAGAGCGACGACGAGATCGCCGCGGTCCTGGCCCACGAGATCTCGCACGTCACCGCCCGGCATGTCACCGAGTCGCTCACCAAAAACATGACCATCATGCTCGCCGGGCAAGTCGCCGCCAGCGCGATCACGGCGGGCGCCTCCGCGCAGGGCGGGAATCTCTTCGGTCAGTTTTTCTCCGCCGGCTACAACATCTACGCGCCCAGCTACTCCCGGAAGAACGAATACGAGGCCGACCGTATTGGCCTCTTCTACATGGCCAAGGCCGGCTACGACCCGCGGGCCGCCGTGGCGCTTTGGAAACGCGCCGCGCAGAAGCGCGGCGATGCGACCAGCATCTTCGCCTCCCATCCCTCCAGCGGGGCCCGCGCCAAAGACCTCGAACGCTATCTCCCCCAAGCCCTCGAAATTTATCAGGATCCGCAAAAACCCTACCCCGACTTTCGGAAGCTCCCGGAAAAGGGGAAGGGCAAGGCCCAGGCCCAGGCCGTAAAAAACGCTCCCGAGTCCCGCCCCGCCGCGCCGTCGAAACCGGAAAATCCCGCCAGGCCTCCCGCCAAGAGCGACCTTTGAGAAACTCCTATTGACGCCCTCCTGGGGCGGGTGTAACTGATTTGAAAGTGGTT encodes:
- a CDS encoding M48 family metallopeptidase, with amino-acid sequence MKRLRTAILVNFLLWTGFLGCAHDYVTGKSSYNWFKLDDDVKLGKQVLGAQLQAFEKKKVPVDESGDKAMLQRLQTIVNRISKVSHLPDLPYEVHLADAPVVNAWAAPGGKIMVYSGLWDPKKGLVNQESDDEIAAVLAHEISHVTARHVTESLTKNMTIMLAGQVAASAITAGASAQGGNLFGQFFSAGYNIYAPSYSRKNEYEADRIGLFYMAKAGYDPRAAVALWKRAAQKRGDATSIFASHPSSGARAKDLERYLPQALEIYQDPQKPYPDFRKLPEKGKGKAQAQAVKNAPESRPAAPSKPENPARPPAKSDL